One Fusibacter sp. A1 DNA window includes the following coding sequences:
- a CDS encoding cell wall metabolism sensor histidine kinase WalK has product MIKKLRIRFVIIMMTLIGLILTGLLVSLITSSRQHMMNDSYRALDELYAEGYTNDGLQIDDNEKSYSEDRFIDDQSKVFSFFTRTSETTELVEITDPSSRVTEEMVYELLISTNNKSENKGILTDYGLIYKKYDNNITGFIDYSHEESFMQRQVRSYFLILGSSLIVFFVASLYLSYIAVKPVERAWKQQQQFIMDASHELKTPLTVIRANTSFLSSNPEEKKQKWVENINSEVKHMQTLIEDLLMLTKLDFSVEQIPFEKVSMSDLAFESTMSFETVFYDAGKELSMDIDSDIYLKGSYSHLKRLNIILLDNAMKYSDKKTITTFSLKKSPSKVILTVNNFGRLIPKEEIDSIFDRFYMVDKSRTRKENSYGLGLTIASEIVKMHEGKITVTSDEENGTTFTVSLNTYDH; this is encoded by the coding sequence ATGATTAAGAAACTAAGAATCCGATTTGTAATCATTATGATGACACTAATAGGCCTGATTTTAACTGGGCTCCTAGTCAGCCTGATTACATCCTCAAGACAACATATGATGAATGATAGCTATAGGGCTCTCGATGAACTGTATGCTGAGGGTTATACGAATGATGGTTTACAAATAGATGATAATGAGAAATCATATAGTGAAGATAGATTTATTGATGACCAGTCAAAGGTATTTAGTTTTTTTACCAGAACAAGTGAAACGACAGAGCTAGTAGAAATTACAGACCCTAGTAGTCGAGTTACTGAAGAAATGGTATATGAGCTGTTAATATCAACTAATAATAAAAGTGAAAACAAGGGTATTTTGACTGACTATGGTCTCATATATAAAAAGTATGATAACAACATCACTGGATTTATCGATTATTCCCATGAGGAAAGTTTCATGCAAAGACAGGTTAGAAGTTATTTTCTAATACTTGGAAGTTCTTTAATCGTATTTTTTGTGGCAAGTTTGTATCTATCATATATAGCTGTTAAACCTGTTGAGAGAGCTTGGAAACAACAGCAGCAATTCATTATGGATGCTTCTCATGAACTCAAGACCCCTTTAACAGTTATTCGAGCAAACACATCCTTTTTATCCAGTAATCCTGAAGAAAAAAAACAGAAATGGGTTGAGAATATAAATAGTGAAGTGAAACATATGCAAACATTGATAGAAGATTTATTGATGTTGACGAAATTAGATTTCAGTGTTGAACAGATACCATTCGAAAAAGTTTCAATGAGTGATCTTGCATTTGAAAGTACCATGTCATTTGAAACCGTCTTCTATGATGCAGGAAAAGAGCTTTCTATGGACATTGATTCCGATATTTATTTGAAAGGTAGTTATAGTCATTTAAAACGACTTAATATTATCTTATTAGATAATGCCATGAAGTATTCGGATAAAAAGACAATTACAACATTCAGCTTGAAGAAATCTCCTAGTAAAGTGATACTCACTGTAAACAACTTTGGTCGATTGATACCAAAAGAAGAAATTGATAGCATTTTTGATAGGTTTTACATGGTAGATAAATCAAGAACTAGAAAAGAAAATAGCTATGGACTTGGACTTACCATAGCCAGTGAAATTGTTAAAATGCATGAAGGTAAGATTACTGTAACCAGTGATGAGGAAAATGGAACGACTTTTACAGTAAGTTTAAATACTTATGATCACTAA
- a CDS encoding response regulator transcription factor, which translates to MNIESQLKNIGHILFGFGYKWIVSRMLNKGRNMKILVIEDDKKISEALCKILKDSGYDTEAVYDGMDGLYYVSNGDYDAVILDVMLPKMNGFEVIKLIRSQKIITPVLMLTARGDISDKVQGLDFGADDYLSKPFAPEELLARLRAITRRGHEVISDILSFGDIEISNKSFVMTKGIKSVNLSAKEYEVMKILVSNAGNVVSKERFLIKVWGEESDATSNNVEAYMSFLRKKLHYIGSDINIKAVRMLGYKLEEGHD; encoded by the coding sequence ATGAATATAGAAAGTCAGCTTAAAAATATAGGACATATTCTATTTGGATTTGGGTATAAATGGATTGTAAGTAGAATGTTGAATAAAGGAAGAAATATGAAGATATTAGTTATAGAAGATGATAAAAAAATTTCAGAAGCACTTTGCAAAATACTAAAGGATTCAGGATATGACACTGAAGCGGTTTATGACGGTATGGATGGTTTGTATTACGTGAGTAATGGTGACTATGATGCAGTTATACTTGACGTGATGTTGCCGAAAATGAATGGTTTTGAAGTTATTAAGCTCATCAGGAGTCAAAAAATCATAACACCTGTCTTGATGTTAACTGCTAGGGGCGATATCAGTGATAAGGTTCAAGGGTTAGACTTTGGGGCTGATGATTATCTTTCAAAGCCTTTTGCACCTGAAGAACTATTAGCAAGATTGCGTGCAATTACAAGAAGAGGTCATGAGGTTATTTCAGATATTTTGAGCTTTGGTGATATAGAAATATCCAACAAATCGTTTGTTATGACCAAAGGTATAAAATCAGTCAATCTGAGTGCGAAAGAGTATGAGGTTATGAAGATCTTGGTTTCCAATGCAGGGAATGTTGTTTCTAAGGAAAGATTTCTTATAAAGGTATGGGGTGAAGAGTCTGATGCTACAAGCAATAACGTTGAGGCATATATGTCTTTTCTTAGAAAGAAACTTCATTACATTGGCTCAGATATCAATATCAAAGCTGTAAGAATGCTAGGATATAAGTTGGAGGAAGGCCATGATTAA
- a CDS encoding multicopper oxidase family protein, with protein MKKITVLLVVIILILLIIVAMLIMRGRDFDLFRNEEERRYATELPENNENQRPLLIPELVDMTQDGSSFEITVDETGFEFFEGYTSKTKSYNNQGYLGKTIKLQKGSTFYPTITNNLSENTTVHWHGLEVTGKNDGAAGSVAIVKPSESKTYELAVDQQATTIWYHPHAMGFTASQAYEGLAGLIIIEDEAIKDIDLPTDYGLNDIPLVLQAKLFDAEGQIDHGQSLDTDNQDKRVNTENTRAVHNKNHSELNFEDGKGSNSDTTEGFAIMTNGYNRPYLEVKNEVIRFRTLNGSNHGIMDIFTNDGSKVSVIGTDGGLLEAPQEADSFEIAAGQRIEFLIDLSDKRVGDQVEVIANGQIVLSLRVTGESTETISIPEMLVETTPYETYSNQATTHTFDLGRNIINNTPFDPAVYNEEFIKDEIYYFEVNNIDDENHSFHIHNAQFLVVEIDGEASDYKTTGWKDTIYLRPNESMKLQVKFRFTGDYMYHCHILIHEEKGMMGKFKVLESQ; from the coding sequence ATGAAAAAAATTACTGTGTTATTAGTGGTGATCATTCTAATTTTATTGATAATTGTCGCTATGCTCATCATGCGTGGTAGAGATTTTGATTTATTTAGAAATGAAGAAGAAAGACGATATGCAACAGAGTTACCAGAAAACAATGAAAATCAGAGACCACTCCTTATTCCAGAACTTGTGGATATGACGCAAGATGGCTCATCATTTGAGATCACTGTAGATGAGACTGGGTTTGAGTTCTTTGAAGGTTATACTTCTAAAACAAAAAGTTACAATAATCAGGGGTATTTGGGTAAGACAATAAAGTTACAAAAAGGCAGTACATTTTATCCCACAATAACCAATAATCTAAGTGAAAATACGACAGTCCATTGGCATGGCCTTGAAGTAACTGGAAAAAATGATGGAGCAGCTGGTAGCGTTGCTATCGTTAAGCCTAGTGAATCAAAAACCTATGAATTGGCAGTGGATCAACAAGCAACGACCATATGGTATCATCCTCATGCCATGGGATTTACGGCATCACAAGCTTATGAGGGCTTAGCAGGATTGATAATCATTGAAGATGAAGCAATAAAGGATATTGACTTGCCTACTGACTATGGTCTAAATGATATTCCATTGGTTCTACAGGCTAAGTTGTTTGATGCTGAAGGGCAAATTGACCATGGTCAATCATTAGACACTGATAATCAAGACAAAAGGGTAAACACTGAAAATACTAGAGCGGTTCATAATAAAAATCATTCTGAGCTAAATTTTGAAGACGGTAAGGGTTCGAATTCAGATACAACAGAAGGTTTTGCAATCATGACCAATGGTTATAACAGACCCTATCTTGAAGTGAAAAACGAAGTGATAAGATTCAGGACTTTGAATGGTAGCAATCATGGTATTATGGATATATTCACGAATGATGGCAGTAAAGTAAGTGTCATTGGTACAGATGGTGGTCTCTTAGAAGCACCACAAGAAGCTGACAGTTTTGAAATCGCAGCGGGACAAAGAATTGAGTTTTTAATTGATCTATCTGATAAAAGAGTAGGAGATCAAGTTGAAGTAATTGCTAACGGGCAAATCGTTCTCAGCTTAAGGGTTACTGGTGAATCTACAGAAACGATTTCAATACCAGAAATGTTGGTTGAGACAACACCATATGAGACCTATTCAAATCAAGCCACTACTCATACTTTTGACTTAGGAAGAAACATCATCAATAACACCCCCTTTGATCCTGCAGTCTATAATGAAGAGTTTATCAAGGATGAAATTTACTACTTTGAAGTGAACAACATAGACGACGAAAATCATTCCTTTCATATCCACAATGCACAGTTCTTGGTGGTTGAAATCGATGGCGAAGCAAGTGATTATAAAACGACTGGATGGAAAGACACCATCTATTTAAGACCGAATGAATCTATGAAACTCCAAGTTAAGTTCAGATTTACAGGTGATTATATGTACCATTGTCATATTTTGATTCATGAGGAAAAAGGTATGATGGGCAAGTTTAAAGTTCTTGAAAGTCAGTAA
- a CDS encoding 4Fe-4S binding protein — MKKILVIRTITTLVWIYLIYLGLNRNPLITTLILLSTIILGPIFCSWFCPLGFVQNIMGKLGRFIGLPKLEFKPGVHKYLKYSRYLLYFIAFLPFGINGLATFGLEPRRTFTNLLVGEVDTILSLLVFILLVGASLFNERFYCKYLCTKGAEYSLFSSLRIFRIKRTSNCVSCKKCNKECPMQVDLMKSEIVNDITCISCMDCIDVCKVKGSINYTKGLRIPNIIRKKTDESNNDLFKTAK; from the coding sequence ATGAAGAAAATACTTGTTATTAGAACAATTACAACTTTGGTATGGATTTATTTAATATACTTAGGACTGAATAGAAATCCCTTGATCACTACTTTAATACTTTTATCTACTATAATACTAGGACCGATATTTTGTTCTTGGTTTTGTCCCTTAGGTTTTGTACAAAATATTATGGGCAAGTTGGGCAGATTTATAGGATTACCTAAACTCGAGTTTAAACCTGGAGTACACAAATATCTGAAGTATTCTAGATACTTATTATACTTTATTGCTTTTTTACCTTTTGGCATCAATGGTCTGGCGACTTTTGGTTTAGAACCTAGAAGAACTTTCACCAATCTATTAGTAGGTGAAGTTGATACTATTTTATCACTACTTGTTTTTATTTTGTTAGTAGGAGCATCCCTTTTCAATGAAAGGTTTTACTGTAAGTACTTATGTACAAAAGGTGCAGAATACAGTCTGTTTTCATCTTTAAGAATCTTTAGAATCAAGAGAACATCAAATTGTGTATCCTGTAAAAAGTGTAATAAAGAATGTCCAATGCAAGTAGATCTGATGAAGAGCGAAATTGTAAATGATATTACTTGCATTTCTTGTATGGATTGTATAGATGTGTGTAAGGTTAAGGGCTCAATTAACTATACGAAGGGGCTGAGAATACCTAACATTATTAGAAAAAAGACAGATGAATCAAATAATGATTTATTTAAGACTGCTAAATAG